From one Oscillatoria sp. FACHB-1407 genomic stretch:
- a CDS encoding DUF350 domain-containing protein: MILQLVAETVGWAFVGVLLLYGGVRLFDLLDPIDYREEIRKGNVAAGVIVGAFIVAIASIVIAVILT, from the coding sequence GTGATTTTACAGTTAGTGGCTGAAACCGTTGGGTGGGCGTTTGTGGGCGTACTGCTCCTGTATGGAGGGGTGCGGTTGTTTGACCTGCTCGACCCGATTGATTACCGAGAAGAGATTCGCAAAGGTAATGTAGCTGCCGGAGTGATTGTGGGAGCTTTTATTGTGGCGATCGCCTCCATTGTCATTGCCGTGATCTTGACGTAG
- a CDS encoding DUF5131 family protein translates to MSSSNTGIEWTDKTWNPITGCNKVSPGCRYCYAEALTERFPQNFPQGFNLTLHPERLDQPRKWRTPSRIFVNSMSDLFHKDVPLAYLQEIFAVMRETPWHIYQILTKRDQNLAELAPRLEWSENIWIGVSVENQQYTHRIDNLRHVPAKVRFLSCEPLLGGLCLNLEGIHWVIVGGESGFQHRPINPEWVRDILHQTREVDVAFFFKQWGGHHSKAGGRALDDQIWDEMPSAWYEHINKWQNQKISRYQQTNRLEQRYLISTK, encoded by the coding sequence ATGTCAAGCAGCAACACTGGTATTGAATGGACTGACAAAACCTGGAACCCTATTACAGGATGCAATAAGGTGAGTCCAGGTTGTCGGTATTGCTATGCTGAGGCACTAACAGAAAGATTTCCTCAAAATTTTCCGCAAGGTTTTAATCTAACGCTACACCCTGAGCGATTAGACCAACCAAGGAAGTGGCGAACACCCAGTCGTATCTTTGTGAACTCTATGAGTGATTTGTTTCACAAGGATGTGCCTCTTGCATATTTGCAGGAGATTTTTGCTGTTATGAGAGAAACTCCCTGGCATATTTACCAAATTTTAACTAAGCGAGATCAGAATTTAGCAGAATTAGCACCTAGGTTGGAATGGTCCGAAAATATTTGGATTGGTGTGTCCGTGGAGAATCAACAATATACTCATAGAATTGATAATCTTAGGCATGTGCCAGCAAAAGTGCGATTCCTTTCCTGCGAGCCTCTTCTTGGAGGACTGTGTCTAAATCTCGAGGGAATTCACTGGGTAATTGTTGGTGGTGAATCCGGATTTCAGCATCGTCCTATAAATCCAGAATGGGTTAGAGACATCTTGCATCAAACACGAGAAGTTGACGTTGCTTTCTTCTTCAAACAATGGGGAGGACATCACTCAAAGGCTGGTGGTAGAGCACTTGATGACCAAATTTGGGACGAGATGCCTTCTGCTTGGTATGAGCACATCAATAAGTGGCAAAACCAGAAAATTTCTAGATATCAGCAGACAAATAGGTTAGAACAGAGATATTTAATCTCTACAAAGTAA
- a CDS encoding three-Cys-motif partner protein TcmP, which yields MSRRGSEGEDIIGRWSEGKLDLLAQYLQAYSTIMSNQKTSNNPTGKPWLRAYYYIDAFAGSVKPVAKDEQRYIDGSPLRALQTEPRFDGYWFIDVSPQRIERVERLREDFPDCIIETRLGDCNDVLRNDIIPKVLRSPKQRTFVFLDPYGLQVDWETVRELANTRTCDIFINFSVMGVTRLLPRDQNPEPEVVEQLSKVMGSTNWITQIYREPPATQLDLFGNPSEPSLSRDTIRSEWLASLYTNQLRELFRYVSRPVLMKNSTNSALYALCLASHNETAIRITNDIFNRYDQLRVLGS from the coding sequence ATGAGCCGACGTGGTAGCGAAGGTGAGGACATTATCGGGCGGTGGTCAGAGGGAAAATTAGATTTGCTAGCGCAATACCTCCAAGCTTATTCCACCATCATGAGTAACCAAAAGACCTCAAATAATCCTACTGGAAAACCTTGGCTTAGAGCTTACTACTACATTGATGCTTTTGCAGGTTCTGTCAAGCCTGTCGCGAAAGATGAACAACGCTATATCGACGGTTCTCCTTTACGCGCCCTGCAAACAGAACCAAGATTTGATGGTTATTGGTTTATAGATGTTTCTCCTCAGCGTATAGAACGAGTTGAACGATTGCGTGAAGATTTTCCAGACTGCATTATTGAAACACGGTTGGGAGATTGTAATGACGTTTTACGAAATGACATCATCCCAAAAGTTCTTCGATCTCCAAAACAAAGAACGTTTGTTTTTTTAGATCCTTACGGATTGCAAGTAGATTGGGAGACGGTGAGAGAGCTAGCCAATACTAGAACTTGTGATATTTTTATCAACTTTTCAGTTATGGGTGTTACTCGCCTTCTTCCGAGAGATCAAAATCCAGAGCCAGAAGTGGTAGAGCAGTTAAGTAAGGTCATGGGAAGTACAAATTGGATAACTCAAATCTACAGAGAGCCTCCAGCAACACAACTAGACCTATTCGGCAATCCATCAGAACCATCATTAAGCCGTGACACTATTCGATCCGAATGGTTAGCGAGTTTATACACAAACCAGCTAAGAGAACTTTTCCGCTATGTTAGTAGACCGGTTCTCATGAAAAACTCAACAAACTCAGCATTGTATGCCTTGTGTTTGGCAAGTCACAATGAAACTGCAATCAGAATCACCAATGATATTTTCAATCGATATGACCAATTAAGAGTTTTAGGAAGTTGA
- a CDS encoding Tex family protein, whose protein sequence is MLNIPQLLAEELSLRPAQVNNALELFAEGATVPFIARYRKERTGEMNEVQLRDLSDRYTYLTELEERKAAIITAIDQQGKLTDDLRAKIETCLQKNELEDLYLPYRPKRRTRATMAREKGLEPLAEFIKALNQPKAAAASLEQEALKYCSEEKGVKTATEVLQGASDILAEEVAERAELRAYLRDYLMESGIFTSTIKADFPEGTTKFEMYRNFQAKVKAIAAHNLLALYRGETEGVLNFDLTFDEDTVLAHLESEEIRTRQPEVRSFYRTMLQDAFNRLMKNSLISEVRAAKKSEADIESIKTFEANLRELLLSAPAGMKPTLGIDPGFRTGCKVVALDQTGKFLEYQTIFPHQAAEQRVQAARTLTRMIQQHQIELIAIGNGTAGRETDEFVTELLQTLERKPIKVMVNESGASIYSASEVAIAEFPDFDITVRGAVSIGRRLQDPLAELVKIDPKSIGVGQYQHDVDQKLLKKKLDEVVESCVNYVGVDLNTASKELLTFVSGISPSIANNIVAYRNQNGAFRDRRHLLKVAKLGPKAFEQAAGFLRIREGKNPLDNTAVHPESYGIVEAIATDLGVPLTQITQIPERIKKADLKKYTTDTVGEPTLRDILAELEKPGRDPRAEFKYATFKEGVKEISDLQVGMELEGIVTNVANFGAFVDIGVHQDGLVHVSQLADRFVSDPKQVVKVGQVVTVRVLEVNEQLKRISLSMRSPDANEGRGGKPTPAAKEKPQNKNQSQSKPQSKGDRPKSDKPSAESRPATLEDLKAKFGKKR, encoded by the coding sequence ATGCTGAACATTCCCCAACTCTTAGCAGAGGAACTGTCCCTGCGACCTGCACAGGTCAACAACGCTTTAGAACTGTTTGCAGAGGGGGCAACCGTTCCGTTTATCGCCCGCTATCGCAAAGAGCGAACGGGTGAGATGAATGAAGTTCAACTGCGAGATCTGTCCGATCGCTACACCTATCTGACAGAACTGGAGGAGCGCAAAGCCGCAATCATTACGGCGATCGACCAGCAGGGAAAGCTGACCGATGACCTGAGAGCCAAAATCGAAACCTGTTTGCAGAAGAACGAACTGGAAGATCTCTATCTGCCCTACCGTCCTAAACGCCGCACAAGAGCCACAATGGCGCGAGAAAAGGGGCTAGAGCCGTTAGCAGAGTTTATCAAAGCGTTAAATCAACCCAAAGCTGCTGCTGCTTCACTGGAACAGGAAGCCCTGAAATATTGCTCCGAAGAAAAAGGGGTAAAGACCGCTACTGAGGTACTGCAAGGGGCATCGGATATTCTGGCTGAAGAAGTCGCCGAACGAGCAGAATTACGAGCCTATTTGCGCGATTATCTGATGGAGTCGGGGATATTTACCTCGACCATCAAAGCCGACTTCCCCGAAGGGACAACCAAGTTTGAGATGTATCGCAACTTTCAGGCAAAGGTGAAGGCGATCGCCGCTCACAACCTGCTGGCACTTTATCGCGGTGAAACGGAGGGTGTGCTGAACTTTGACCTGACCTTTGATGAAGACACGGTGTTGGCTCATCTGGAGTCGGAAGAGATTCGTACCCGGCAACCGGAGGTGCGCAGCTTCTACCGCACCATGCTGCAAGATGCCTTCAATCGCTTGATGAAAAACTCGCTGATTAGTGAAGTTCGAGCAGCGAAGAAATCGGAGGCAGACATCGAATCGATTAAAACCTTTGAGGCAAACTTGCGAGAGTTGCTGCTGTCGGCTCCCGCCGGAATGAAACCTACGCTGGGCATCGATCCGGGCTTCCGTACAGGCTGCAAGGTGGTAGCCCTGGATCAGACTGGCAAATTTCTGGAGTACCAGACCATCTTTCCCCATCAAGCGGCAGAACAACGGGTGCAAGCGGCTCGCACGCTGACCCGAATGATTCAGCAACACCAGATTGAGTTGATTGCGATCGGCAATGGGACGGCAGGACGCGAAACCGATGAGTTTGTCACCGAGTTGCTGCAAACCCTGGAGCGCAAACCCATCAAAGTGATGGTCAACGAATCGGGAGCCTCGATCTATTCCGCCAGTGAAGTGGCGATCGCGGAGTTTCCTGACTTTGACATTACTGTGCGAGGTGCTGTCAGCATCGGTCGTCGTCTACAAGATCCGCTGGCAGAACTGGTTAAGATCGACCCCAAATCGATTGGCGTAGGGCAATATCAACACGATGTCGATCAGAAGTTGCTGAAAAAGAAACTGGATGAAGTCGTCGAAAGTTGCGTGAACTACGTTGGGGTAGACCTCAACACCGCTTCAAAGGAACTGCTCACCTTTGTATCGGGGATTAGTCCCTCGATCGCCAACAACATCGTCGCCTACCGCAATCAAAACGGAGCCTTCCGCGATCGCCGCCATCTGCTTAAGGTCGCCAAATTGGGACCCAAAGCCTTTGAACAAGCCGCTGGTTTTTTGCGAATTCGCGAGGGCAAGAATCCCTTGGACAATACGGCAGTTCACCCTGAAAGTTATGGAATCGTGGAAGCGATCGCCACTGACCTCGGTGTGCCACTGACTCAAATCACCCAGATTCCCGAACGGATCAAGAAAGCCGATTTGAAGAAATACACCACTGACACGGTGGGCGAACCAACGCTGCGCGATATTTTGGCAGAACTGGAAAAACCCGGACGCGACCCTCGTGCGGAGTTCAAATACGCCACGTTTAAGGAAGGTGTCAAGGAGATCTCTGACCTCCAGGTGGGAATGGAGCTAGAAGGCATTGTCACCAATGTCGCAAACTTTGGAGCCTTTGTCGATATTGGCGTTCATCAGGACGGCTTAGTCCACGTTTCGCAGTTAGCCGATCGATTTGTTAGCGACCCCAAACAGGTGGTCAAAGTGGGTCAGGTCGTCACCGTGCGCGTGTTGGAAGTGAATGAACAACTCAAACGGATTAGCCTCTCGATGCGATCGCCCGACGCCAATGAGGGCAGAGGTGGCAAACCAACTCCCGCTGCAAAGGAGAAGCCTCAAAACAAGAACCAGAGTCAATCCAAACCCCAATCCAAGGGCGATCGCCCTAAGTCTGACAAACCATCTGCGGAGTCTCGACCTGCAACATTAGAGGATCTGAAAGCCAAATTTGGCAAAAAACGATGA
- a CDS encoding PAS domain-containing protein, with the protein MTEAVSKSLLNFPLPANETERLAALRRYNILDTPPETAFDRITTLAARLFGVPTVLISLVDESRAWFKSCYGFSQQQVERDATICSFALLYDGVLVVPDARKDDRFACNPFVQTEPGLRFYAGAPLLTPEGFNLGTLCLLDTQPRDTFTAEQIATLTDLAAMVMDELDLRLAIAMQRAAEREQQQAEQQRQEAAQHLQLYADVVRNTQVGIVVWQLEDLNDPRSFRLLIANPAASEVTGFNFESIIGTTMAESFPKLLQTPLVQQYLEVIHTGRSLDLGEVAYGEDGMPDEIYTLKAFPLPNHCLGLAFENITARKQLENQLKESQHYNQQIAEALPGVLFVHDIIHQQNVYTNRQVADLLGYTSEQIQEMGTNALAILIHPDDLERVFDYFQAFQTTTDTGVLGIEYRVYHANGEWRWLYSQSVVFNRTADGLPHQILGVSIDISDRKRSEAILSEQEARYRYIFETVGVAIWEEDFSAAKTAIDRLRASGVNDFHQYIAEHPEFVQQMANLVRIRDVNQAALHMFAAQEKSELLASLNQIFTPETEAAFVEEILAIAQGETSFAAETVVQTLQGDRLNVWFSMTFPPISEPYDHVLVSLLDITQRKQAEAELQASEERYRHLAEVMPQIVWTTDASGMVTYFSPHWYTYTGLNEAESMGLESLNAMYPDDRDRVLQQWLLAVQNSQEYEIEIRLRRWDGVYRWFLCRALPVRDANGDIVSWVGTDTDIDDQKRVQEALRESEERLSLALHSAQAGMWQWFKADNRTIWSDENFELLGYEPGQVASTYDNWMQAVHPDDREMAQQAVQQALDENTSLYCEYRVCLPDGSVRWCADIGQIMYDDQGNQDGMIGLQIDISKRKQIELERERSEAILNAFLTASPIALTLFDCDLRFIYANEALAQINGLPLNEHLGQTLWDVVPDMAPQFVPMLQQIITTQEPVLNLEYNGEVRPGVYRHTIANHFPVCLPNGEVLGVGVTVTDISELKRIEAELRQSEERLSLALKAANQGLYDLNVKTGEAIVSPEYARMLGYEPEEFQETNAAWRDRMHPDDVATVYRVYEEYVAGLHNEYCVEFRQRTRTGGWVWILSIGKIVSWDEDGNPLRMLGTHTNISDRKRAEQALQQQAEDLAQANRVKDEFLAVLSHELRSPLNPILGWTKLLQTGNFDPQKTKQALEVIERNAKQQTQLIDDLLDISKILRGKLVLSEAPVDLALIIEAALETVRLSAEAKDIQVKTVLNAYLPPVLGDGGRLQQVVLNLLSNAIKFTSNGGRVEVRLEVGNGEWGMGNGDDPTYTLHPTPYTPHPTPNSPTYAQIVVTDTGKGIVPDFLPYVFDSFRQEDGRTTRKFGGLGLGLAIVRQLTELHGGTVHAESQGEGCGATFTVRLPLMKQAFGTRENPLANPSLQQIQTLQDVRVLVVDDEADMRDLVVTILEQVGAIAHTATSATEALAALNQFQPMIIVSDIGMPDIDGYTLMRRIRSSASEHGRQILAIALTAYASEFDQQLALQAGFQKHLSKPIEPEELIRAIAALVNS; encoded by the coding sequence ATGACAGAAGCTGTATCCAAATCCCTTTTGAATTTTCCCCTACCTGCTAACGAGACGGAACGATTGGCGGCACTGCGACGCTACAACATTCTGGATACACCTCCTGAAACAGCATTCGATCGCATTACCACTTTGGCAGCACGACTCTTTGGTGTGCCAACGGTTTTGATTTCCCTGGTGGATGAGTCACGCGCCTGGTTTAAATCTTGCTATGGCTTTAGTCAACAGCAAGTAGAACGGGATGCCACCATTTGTAGTTTTGCGCTGTTGTATGACGGGGTTTTAGTCGTACCCGATGCACGGAAAGATGATCGCTTTGCTTGTAATCCCTTTGTGCAGACGGAACCTGGATTGCGCTTCTATGCAGGTGCACCGCTACTTACCCCGGAAGGCTTTAATCTGGGAACCCTTTGTTTGTTAGACACACAACCCCGTGACACATTTACCGCAGAGCAAATCGCAACCCTGACTGACTTAGCCGCCATGGTGATGGACGAGCTAGATCTTCGGTTAGCGATCGCCATGCAACGCGCAGCAGAACGGGAGCAACAACAGGCAGAACAGCAACGACAGGAAGCGGCGCAACACCTGCAACTCTATGCAGATGTGGTTCGCAATACTCAAGTAGGGATTGTGGTTTGGCAGTTGGAGGATTTAAATGATCCTCGATCTTTTCGCTTGCTCATCGCCAATCCGGCTGCATCAGAGGTCACAGGATTTAATTTTGAATCCATCATCGGCACGACGATGGCAGAGAGCTTTCCAAAGCTCTTACAAACCCCATTAGTGCAGCAATATCTCGAGGTGATTCACACGGGGCGATCGCTCGATTTAGGGGAGGTCGCCTATGGGGAAGATGGTATGCCTGACGAGATTTATACCCTCAAAGCGTTTCCCCTGCCAAACCACTGTTTGGGACTGGCATTTGAAAACATCACCGCTCGCAAGCAACTTGAAAATCAACTCAAGGAAAGTCAGCACTATAATCAGCAAATTGCTGAAGCGTTGCCCGGTGTCTTATTTGTGCATGACATCATTCATCAGCAGAATGTGTATACTAATCGCCAAGTTGCCGATTTGTTGGGATATACCTCTGAACAGATTCAGGAGATGGGCACAAACGCGCTTGCCATCCTGATTCATCCCGATGATTTAGAACGGGTGTTTGACTATTTTCAAGCCTTTCAAACGACAACCGATACGGGAGTTTTAGGAATTGAATATCGCGTCTATCATGCCAATGGAGAGTGGCGTTGGTTGTATAGCCAAAGCGTCGTCTTTAACCGAACAGCAGATGGGTTGCCTCATCAAATTTTAGGCGTATCGATTGACATTAGCGATCGCAAACGATCTGAAGCCATTCTGTCAGAACAGGAAGCACGATATCGCTACATCTTTGAGACGGTAGGGGTTGCCATCTGGGAAGAGGACTTTTCAGCGGCAAAAACTGCGATCGATCGCCTGAGGGCATCCGGTGTCAACGATTTTCATCAATATATTGCCGAGCATCCCGAATTTGTGCAGCAAATGGCGAATCTGGTGCGAATTCGAGATGTCAATCAAGCGGCACTGCATATGTTTGCGGCTCAGGAAAAGTCAGAGTTATTGGCTTCGTTAAATCAAATCTTTACGCCGGAAACTGAAGCAGCATTTGTCGAAGAAATTCTGGCGATCGCTCAGGGTGAAACCTCTTTTGCCGCAGAAACTGTGGTGCAAACGCTACAGGGCGATCGCCTCAATGTCTGGTTTAGTATGACCTTTCCCCCGATTTCAGAGCCGTATGACCATGTGCTAGTCTCGCTCCTGGATATTACTCAACGCAAACAGGCTGAGGCTGAACTTCAAGCGAGTGAAGAACGTTATCGCCATCTGGCAGAAGTCATGCCACAAATTGTGTGGACAACAGATGCGAGTGGCATGGTCACGTACTTTAGCCCCCACTGGTATACCTACACAGGATTAAACGAAGCCGAATCGATGGGTCTGGAGAGTCTTAACGCAATGTATCCTGACGACCGCGATCGCGTTCTTCAACAATGGTTGCTTGCAGTCCAAAATTCCCAGGAATACGAGATCGAGATTCGGTTGCGACGTTGGGATGGAGTTTATCGTTGGTTTCTCTGTCGAGCCTTGCCAGTACGAGATGCCAATGGTGACATTGTTAGTTGGGTTGGTACGGATACCGATATTGATGATCAAAAGCGCGTTCAAGAGGCATTGCGCGAGAGCGAAGAGAGGCTATCGTTGGCGTTGCATTCGGCGCAGGCAGGTATGTGGCAATGGTTTAAAGCTGATAATCGTACCATTTGGTCAGATGAAAATTTTGAGCTACTGGGTTACGAACCAGGGCAAGTTGCTTCTACCTATGACAACTGGATGCAGGCAGTACACCCGGATGATCGTGAGATGGCACAGCAGGCAGTACAGCAGGCATTAGACGAGAATACCTCCCTCTATTGTGAATACCGCGTTTGCTTGCCGGATGGCTCTGTTCGGTGGTGTGCCGATATTGGACAAATCATGTACGACGATCAGGGTAACCAGGATGGCATGATTGGGTTGCAAATTGACATTAGCAAACGTAAGCAAATTGAGTTAGAGCGTGAACGCAGTGAGGCAATTCTCAATGCATTTTTGACGGCGTCTCCAATCGCACTGACGCTATTTGACTGTGACCTGCGTTTTATTTATGCCAACGAAGCCCTGGCTCAAATCAATGGGCTACCTTTGAATGAACACTTAGGTCAAACCCTCTGGGATGTTGTGCCAGATATGGCTCCCCAGTTTGTCCCCATGTTGCAGCAAATTATCACAACGCAAGAACCAGTTCTCAATCTGGAATATAACGGTGAAGTACGACCGGGCGTTTATCGCCATACCATTGCGAATCACTTCCCGGTTTGCTTGCCTAACGGTGAAGTGTTAGGGGTTGGGGTGACTGTCACAGATATTTCTGAATTAAAGCGAATTGAAGCCGAACTGCGCCAAAGTGAGGAACGCTTATCCTTAGCTCTTAAAGCTGCGAATCAGGGACTTTATGACTTGAATGTGAAAACAGGAGAGGCAATCGTTTCTCCTGAATATGCGCGAATGTTGGGCTACGAGCCAGAAGAGTTTCAGGAAACGAATGCAGCATGGCGCGATCGCATGCATCCTGACGATGTGGCAACGGTATACCGAGTGTATGAAGAATATGTCGCGGGACTGCACAACGAATATTGTGTAGAGTTTCGACAACGCACTAGAACCGGAGGATGGGTGTGGATTCTCTCGATTGGCAAAATTGTCAGTTGGGACGAGGACGGCAATCCCCTACGAATGTTGGGAACCCATACGAATATCAGCGATCGCAAACGAGCAGAACAAGCTCTGCAACAACAAGCGGAGGATCTGGCTCAGGCAAACCGAGTGAAAGATGAATTTCTCGCGGTGCTATCTCATGAGTTGCGATCGCCCCTCAACCCTATTCTGGGATGGACGAAACTCTTACAAACGGGAAACTTTGACCCGCAAAAAACAAAACAGGCATTGGAAGTTATCGAACGCAATGCTAAACAACAAACCCAACTGATTGATGATTTGCTCGATATTTCCAAAATTCTGCGGGGCAAGCTTGTCTTGAGCGAAGCCCCCGTTGATCTGGCACTCATCATTGAGGCAGCCCTGGAAACCGTGCGGCTCTCGGCTGAAGCAAAAGATATCCAGGTCAAAACTGTGCTGAACGCATATCTCCCGCCTGTTCTGGGGGATGGAGGACGGTTGCAACAAGTCGTTCTAAATTTGCTCTCCAATGCGATTAAGTTCACCTCTAACGGTGGGCGAGTTGAAGTGCGCCTAGAGGTGGGGAATGGGGAATGGGGAATGGGGAATGGGGACGACCCAACCTACACCCTACACCCTACACCCTACACCCCACACCCCACACCCAACTCCCCCACTTATGCTCAAATCGTCGTTACCGACACCGGAAAAGGCATCGTGCCAGACTTCTTGCCCTATGTTTTCGATTCTTTCCGTCAGGAGGATGGTCGAACGACTCGTAAATTTGGTGGCTTGGGCTTGGGACTGGCCATTGTACGGCAACTCACCGAATTACATGGGGGAACCGTTCATGCTGAAAGTCAGGGTGAAGGCTGTGGAGCCACGTTTACAGTTCGCTTACCGCTAATGAAACAGGCATTCGGGACTAGAGAAAACCCTCTCGCAAACCCATCATTGCAGCAGATTCAGACGTTGCAGGACGTTCGAGTGTTAGTGGTAGACGATGAAGCCGATATGCGAGATCTGGTGGTTACAATCCTGGAACAAGTTGGGGCGATCGCCCACACGGCAACCTCTGCAACTGAAGCATTGGCGGCGTTAAACCAATTTCAGCCCATGATTATTGTCAGTGATATCGGGATGCCAGACATCGACGGCTACACCCTGATGCGACGGATTCGATCCTCCGCTTCTGAACATGGCAGACAAATTCTTGCAATTGCGCTAACCGCCTATGCCAGTGAATTTGATCAGCAATTGGCACTCCAAGCCGGATTTCAAAAACATCTTTCAAAACCCATTGAACCGGAGGAATTGATCAGGGCGATCGCCGCTTTGGTAAACAGTTAG
- a CDS encoding 8-oxoguanine deaminase produces the protein MPTLLIKNIHTLVTMDAARREICNGALLVRDNVIEQVGTTPELPQTADDVLDLQGRYIVLPGLVNTHHHFYQTLTRAVPAAQNCDLFNWLQTLYPIWANLTSKSVYVSAQMAAVELMLSGCTTASDHLYIYPNDSTLDDEIQAVQEVGLRFHASRGSMSVGQSQGGLPPDSVVEKESDILKDSQRLIEQYHDNTRHAMLRITLAPCSPFSVSPDLMRESATLARSYPGIRLHTHLAENKSDIEYSLTTFGMTPGDYAESVGWVGEDVWHAHCVQLDDRAIQQFGKTGTGVAHCPCSNMRLASGMAPIRKMLDHRVPVGLGVDGSASNDTSNLLNEARTAFLMARVRELDASAMTAREALELATLGGAKVLGRDDIGYLAPGMSADFIAINLDRPEFAGALHDPIAAMIFCQVNSVDYSFINGRKVVDQGRVTTIEVPKLVEEHNRLAHQLLH, from the coding sequence ATGCCTACTTTGCTTATCAAAAACATCCATACCTTAGTCACGATGGATGCAGCGCGTCGAGAAATTTGTAATGGGGCTTTACTGGTTCGAGACAATGTGATCGAGCAGGTTGGAACAACACCAGAGTTGCCTCAAACCGCAGATGACGTTTTAGATTTACAAGGTCGCTACATCGTCTTGCCTGGTCTTGTCAACACGCATCATCACTTCTATCAGACTCTGACTCGTGCTGTACCAGCAGCGCAAAACTGTGATCTATTCAACTGGCTACAAACGCTTTATCCAATTTGGGCAAATCTCACATCCAAATCGGTGTATGTCAGTGCTCAAATGGCAGCCGTCGAGTTAATGTTGTCTGGTTGCACAACCGCCAGTGATCATCTCTATATTTATCCCAATGACAGCACGTTAGACGATGAAATCCAGGCTGTGCAGGAGGTTGGTCTGCGATTTCATGCCAGTCGAGGCAGTATGAGTGTCGGGCAGAGCCAGGGAGGACTGCCACCTGATTCTGTAGTCGAGAAGGAATCCGATATTTTGAAGGACAGCCAACGGTTAATTGAGCAATATCACGACAATACTCGTCATGCGATGTTGAGAATTACCCTGGCTCCCTGTTCTCCCTTTTCGGTATCGCCAGACTTGATGCGAGAATCGGCAACTCTGGCGCGATCGTATCCCGGCATTCGGCTCCACACCCATTTAGCAGAAAACAAGTCAGATATTGAGTACAGCTTGACTACCTTTGGGATGACCCCTGGAGATTATGCAGAGTCGGTCGGTTGGGTCGGTGAGGATGTGTGGCACGCCCATTGTGTGCAGTTAGACGATCGCGCCATTCAACAATTTGGTAAAACGGGCACTGGGGTCGCCCATTGCCCCTGTAGCAACATGCGTCTCGCGAGTGGCATGGCACCCATTCGGAAAATGCTAGATCATCGAGTCCCAGTGGGTTTAGGTGTAGATGGCTCGGCATCTAACGACACCTCCAATTTGTTGAATGAAGCTCGAACGGCTTTTTTGATGGCGCGAGTGCGGGAACTGGATGCTTCGGCAATGACTGCACGCGAGGCACTGGAACTGGCGACGTTAGGAGGGGCGAAGGTGTTAGGACGAGATGATATCGGCTATCTGGCTCCTGGGATGTCAGCCGATTTCATCGCAATTAATCTGGATCGCCCTGAATTTGCAGGTGCTCTCCATGACCCGATCGCCGCGATGATCTTTTGCCAGGTCAATTCTGTAGATTACAGTTTTATCAATGGTCGCAAAGTGGTTGATCAGGGGCGAGTAACCACAATTGAAGTGCCGAAATTAGTGGAAGAGCATAACCGATTGGCACATCAACTGCTTCATTAA